The Neisseria subflava genomic interval CTGTCCGCGACAGAACCCGGCTTACCGTCCGAGCTGTATGCCCCCATACCGCGGCAGGTTTTAAAAACCTACCGCATTTTTATAGAAATAAAAAGGCCGTCTGAAACCTGAATCTTGGTTTCAGACGGCCTTTTTTTTAAACCGCTGTTTATGGACGGTATTCCGGTTTCATGCCGTTGGGCAGAAGCTGCCATACATAGCCGGTGGTTTTCATTTTGCCGGCCACTTCGCCTGCTTCGTCGCCATATCCCCAGAAATAATCCACACGGACCGCGCCTTTAATCGCGCTGCCGGTATCTTGCGCCATAATCAGGCGGTTGAGGGCTTTTTTAGTGGTCGGGTGGGCAGTGGCGACAAATAATGGTGCGCCAAGCGTGATGTAGTGACGGTCGATGGCACCGGCGTATTCGCCCATCAATGGCGTACCCAATGCGCCCACCGGGCCGGAATCACTGCTGCCGGTCAGCTCGCGGAAGAAGACGTAGCTTGGGTTTTGTCCCAAAACTTCGGCAAGGCGGCCGGGGTTTTGCTTCATATAGGCCTTGATGCCCTGCATGCTGGTCTGACCCAGCGGCAGATAGCCTTTGTCCGCCATATAGCGGCCAATGGAAACATACGGATGTTCGTTTTTATCGGCAAATCCGACACGGATGTATTTACCGGACGGCGTTTTCAGACGACCTGAACCTTGAATGTGCATAAAGAAAAGTTCGACCGGATCATCTGCGTAACCCAAAATCAGCGCTTTGCCGTTAAGCGCGCCGCCGTTGATTTGGCTGCGGGTGTAGTAAGGAACGAAACGGCTGCCTTCAAAACGGCCTTTCAACGCAGTGCTGCGTGCTGTAATCGGGAATCTGGACAAATCGGCCGTGTATGTGCCGCTATTGTCGATGACGCCGCTGTTTTGACCGGTTTGGCGGATGCGGACGGTGGCTTTGCTGCCTCTCAAGTTTGTAGCCAGCGGAACAGAAACAAAATCGTTCGGAATGCCGTAAATAGGGAAACGGGATTGGCTTGTGGATTTGTCGTCGCCGTGCAGGACCGGTTCGTAATAGCCGGTAATGGTGCCGGCAGGATTACCGCCATTGTCAACGCGCCATGCGGTGAAATAGCGTTCAAAGAAGTGCTTGGCTTGGAAATGGTGCGCCGGCGTTTGCATGGCTTGGATACAAACGTCCTGCCAGCCTTGGCGGTTTTTGAGTTTTTCACAGCCTAAGCGGAAAGATTGCAGGCTTTGGGCGAAGTGTTGGGTGTTCCAGTGTGGCAGTTCGTTGTAGGAAACAACGGTGTAGTTTGCTCCTCCTCCGCTCACAGTCGTACCGATGGGATCAGGCGTACCGGTGGGGCGGTCAGGGCCTTTGATAACGCTGGTGCCGGTTTCGGGAAGGTTTTTAATGCTTTTGCTCGGACAGGCAGCAAGAATGGCTGCGGCAATGCTGACGAGCGTAATGCGGTACAGGTGTTTTTTCATGGAATCAATAACGTGTCGAAAGGCCGTCTGAAAGCTATTTTTCAGACGGCCTATGTTGGAAAGTGCTGATTTTAACACAAAAAAGCCATTTATCGGCGCGGCGGCAATTTGACGACAACCGTATCGGCCAGCATATCGTAGAGCGTACGGCGGTCGCGTTTGACGGAAAAGAGCATGATGAAGTTGATCAGTAAAATCAGTAGGGAACAAATTAAAATGTTTACTTTTAATACAAAGTATGCAGAAATCAAGATGACAAGTACAATCAAGCCCCATGCTAATTCTCGTACTAACACCGTACCAAGAAAACCCGGATTGCTGCCATTGCTTTTCAATACTCGAATACGCATGATCTTTTTACCCAAGGATTGACCATAGCGGCTCATATAATAAAGCTGAACAATACCGACAATTAAATATACGATAGAGGTCAATCCTAGCATCTGTGTCATATCGGCCCGCTCGCTGACACTTATTATAAGCTCTTGTGTAAAAGCAATATTTTTCTGCTTGGCAATTGCTGCTGTCTCAGTATATAAAATATAATAATAGGGTAAAAAAATAATTACATTAAATAAATAATTCAACAAATATGCCGCGACCCGTGACCATACTGAAGCAATATGGACATCCACTATTTCCGTTTTAGGCAAATCCGACAAATTGATTTCGCTCATTTAATCTTCCTCTGTGCTATTTAATGAGATGCAATTTCATTGCCATCTTAACCTATTTTTCCATCATTCTAAAAAATTTCGATAAAAACCTTTACATTTTCCGCAGACGGCGTTAAAACACTTGTTTTCCCCTTTGTTATAGTGGGTTAACAAAAATCTGAACAAAGCGGCAGGCGATACCATTCCGATTTTTGTTAATGCACTATAAAACTTATCAGGATTTTCTTCTCAAGGAGTAGCACATGAAAGTAGGTTTCGTCGGCTGGCGCGGTATGGTCGGCTCTGTTTTAATGCAGCGTATGAAAGAAGAAAACGACTTCGCCCACATTCCCGAAGCGTTTTTCTTTACCACTTCCAACGTCGGCGGCGCGGCCCCTGATTTCGGTCAGGCAGCCAAAACATTGTTGGATGCCAACGATGTTGCCGAATTGGCAAAAATGGACATCATCGTTACCTGTCAGGGTGGCGATTACACCAAATCCGTCTTCCAACCCCTGCGTGACAGCAGCTGGAACGGCTACTGGGTTGACGCGGCTTCTTCCCTGCGCATGAAAGACGATGCGATTATCGTCCTCGACCCTGTCAACCGCAACGTCATCGACAATGGTCTCAAAAACGGCGTGAAAAACTACATCGGCGGCAACTGTACCGTTTCCCTGATGCTGATGGCTTTGGGCGGTTTGTTCCAAAACGATTTGGTCGAATGGGCAACCAGCATGACCTATCAAGCCGCTTCCGGCGCGGGTGCGAAAAACATGCGCGAACTCATCAGCGGCATGGGCGCGATTCACGCCAAAGTGGCAGACGAGCTTGCCGATCCTTCCAGCGCGATTCTCGACATCGACCGCAAAGTGTCCGATTTCCTGCGCAGCGAAGACTATCCGAAAGCCAACTTCGGCGTACCGCTCGCCGGCAGCCTGATTCCGTGGATTGACGTGGACTTGGGCAACGGCCAGTCCAAAGAAGAATGGAAGGGTGGTGTGGAAACCAACAAAATCCTCGGCCGCAGCGACAATCCGACCGTAATCGACGGCTTGTGCGTGCGCATCGGCTCTATGCGCTGCCACAGCCAAGCCCTCACCCTGAAGCTGAAAAAAGACCTGCCTGTTTCTGAAATCGAAGCCATCTTGGCAGGTGCAAACGATTGGGTGAAAGTCATCCCTAACGAAAAAGAAGCCAGCATTCACGAGCTGACTCCTGCCAAAGTTACCGGCACGCTGTCTGTTCCTGTCGGCCGTATCCGCAAACTGGAGATGGGCGGCGAATACATCAGCGCATTCACCGTCGGCGACCAACTCTTGTGGGGCGCTGCCGAGCCGTTGCGCCGCGTATTGCGCATTATCTTGGGCAGCCTGTAATTTAGGTTGGCATGAAAAAAGCAACGGTTTGAGCCGTTGCTTTTTTTGTCACAACAAGGCCGTCTGAACCTTTCAGACGGCCTTGTTTCCTATTCTTTCTTACCGGCCAAACCAATTTCTTTGGTGGAGTCGTCAACTTTGATTTGCGCCTTACCGGCAATTTCTTCAGCCTGCGGGCCGAAGAGTTTCAAATCGTAACGGCCGTTTTCGATACCGTTCAAACTGGTTTTACCGCTGATGGCGGCTTTGCCATTGTTATTGGCAATACCTGCGGCAAGCAGGTCGACATTATTGTGGGAAGCCATGCTGCTGATTTTGCCGTAACCTTGTTTTTTATCGAAATCGACGGTGTATTTCAGACGGCCGCTGCGGTCGTCGCCGTTAAACGCAATGCCCGAATACTGATAGCTGCCTTGTTTGGGCAAATTGCGGTAAGCGGTTTCATCGCCTTGGACTTCGCCGACGGTGAATGTGTATGTATCGAGGTTTTGCAGCTTGCCCGCGTCATCGGCTTTTTGTTTGGCGTAACGCGCGGCAACAGCGGAATAATTTTGTTTATACACTTGGAAGTCGCCCGTTTCCAAAGTGATGACTTGGCCTTTTACCTTAATTTTTTGGGCGTAGTCGTAAGAGGACACTTTATCGGTTTTCAAAAAGCCGGTATCGAGTTTGCCGCCTTTTTGCAGGGTTTGCGTTTTACCGTTGGCCGTCAGCTCCAACGTACCGTTTTCAGGGACGGATTCGTTCAATTCAATGGACAACACGCCTTTCGGATGCGGATTGAGCGGTTCGGTCACGGCATTCGACAAGCCGCTTGTTGCGCCGCCGCAGGCAGCCAACATCAAAGACAGGGAAGCAGTCAAAGCAGAAACATGAAAAGTTCTCATCATTTTTTCCTTTCCTTTTTATTTGGTATGATATTTATTATATACCTAAAAAAATGAACAATAAATGATTTTTGTCAAAATTAAGTATTTTGAATATTGATTTTATAAATATTGAAACATTTTTAAAACAACGGATATTCCGTTAATCCAGTATCCATTCCGCTATAATCATTTTATTTTGCAAACGGATTTCATCATGCCGAAAATCACCCTTATCGCCGCCTACGCCACCCGCCGCTGTATCGGCATCAACAACACCATGCCTTGGCATTTGCCCGAGGATTTTGCCTTTTTCAAATCCTACACCACCGGCAAACCCGTCATTATGGGCCGCAAAACATGGGAGTCGCTGCCGCGCAAGCCGCTGCCCGGCCGTCAAAATATCGTCATTACCCGCCAAGATTATCAAGCCGAAGGCGCGCAAACGGCGGCTTCTTTGGAAGATGCGCTGGCTTTGTGTCAGGGGGCTGAAGAAGTCATCATCATGGGCGGCGCGCAAATTTATGCACAAGCCCTGCTGATTGCCACGGATTTGCGTTTGACCGAAGTCGGTTTGGATGTGGACGGCGATGCGTTTTTTCCTGAGTTTTCCACAGAAACATGGCAAGAAACCTCTCGGGAAAACCATGTTTCCGCCAAAGGCATCGAATACGCGTTTGTGCATTATGTGAAGGCATAATCCGACAACGCAAAGGCCGTCTGAAACCCTGTTTTTCAGGTTTCAGACGGCCTTTTTATTTCATTTGTTTACGGCATTCCGTTTAAGCCGTTTTGTTTTTCAAAGGCAGCTT includes:
- the mltA gene encoding murein transglycosylase A; protein product: MKKHLYRITLVSIAAAILAACPSKSIKNLPETGTSVIKGPDRPTGTPDPIGTTVSGGGANYTVVSYNELPHWNTQHFAQSLQSFRLGCEKLKNRQGWQDVCIQAMQTPAHHFQAKHFFERYFTAWRVDNGGNPAGTITGYYEPVLHGDDKSTSQSRFPIYGIPNDFVSVPLATNLRGSKATVRIRQTGQNSGVIDNSGTYTADLSRFPITARSTALKGRFEGSRFVPYYTRSQINGGALNGKALILGYADDPVELFFMHIQGSGRLKTPSGKYIRVGFADKNEHPYVSIGRYMADKGYLPLGQTSMQGIKAYMKQNPGRLAEVLGQNPSYVFFRELTGSSDSGPVGALGTPLMGEYAGAIDRHYITLGAPLFVATAHPTTKKALNRLIMAQDTGSAIKGAVRVDYFWGYGDEAGEVAGKMKTTGYVWQLLPNGMKPEYRP
- a CDS encoding RDD family protein → MSEINLSDLPKTEIVDVHIASVWSRVAAYLLNYLFNVIIFLPYYYILYTETAAIAKQKNIAFTQELIISVSERADMTQMLGLTSIVYLIVGIVQLYYMSRYGQSLGKKIMRIRVLKSNGSNPGFLGTVLVRELAWGLIVLVILISAYFVLKVNILICSLLILLINFIMLFSVKRDRRTLYDMLADTVVVKLPPRR
- the asd gene encoding aspartate-semialdehyde dehydrogenase; the encoded protein is MKVGFVGWRGMVGSVLMQRMKEENDFAHIPEAFFFTTSNVGGAAPDFGQAAKTLLDANDVAELAKMDIIVTCQGGDYTKSVFQPLRDSSWNGYWVDAASSLRMKDDAIIVLDPVNRNVIDNGLKNGVKNYIGGNCTVSLMLMALGGLFQNDLVEWATSMTYQAASGAGAKNMRELISGMGAIHAKVADELADPSSAILDIDRKVSDFLRSEDYPKANFGVPLAGSLIPWIDVDLGNGQSKEEWKGGVETNKILGRSDNPTVIDGLCVRIGSMRCHSQALTLKLKKDLPVSEIEAILAGANDWVKVIPNEKEASIHELTPAKVTGTLSVPVGRIRKLEMGGEYISAFTVGDQLLWGAAEPLRRVLRIILGSL
- a CDS encoding factor H-binding protein, with amino-acid sequence MRTFHVSALTASLSLMLAACGGATSGLSNAVTEPLNPHPKGVLSIELNESVPENGTLELTANGKTQTLQKGGKLDTGFLKTDKVSSYDYAQKIKVKGQVITLETGDFQVYKQNYSAVAARYAKQKADDAGKLQNLDTYTFTVGEVQGDETAYRNLPKQGSYQYSGIAFNGDDRSGRLKYTVDFDKKQGYGKISSMASHNNVDLLAAGIANNNGKAAISGKTSLNGIENGRYDLKLFGPQAEEIAGKAQIKVDDSTKEIGLAGKKE
- a CDS encoding dihydrofolate reductase — its product is MPKITLIAAYATRRCIGINNTMPWHLPEDFAFFKSYTTGKPVIMGRKTWESLPRKPLPGRQNIVITRQDYQAEGAQTAASLEDALALCQGAEEVIIMGGAQIYAQALLIATDLRLTEVGLDVDGDAFFPEFSTETWQETSRENHVSAKGIEYAFVHYVKA